The genomic region AGTGCGCTTCGTAGGAAAGATTTAGCAAAGCACTTCATAAATAAGACGCCTTTCTGTAGTCGTACGTCCTGTTTTTGATCACGCCCGTTGTTTGTTTCCGCATACCGCTGACCAGCCATCAACATGATGACCTGGCGGCACTTTAAATGATTGAATACAGGAATAATGATATGTCTACTGTTACCGGTACGGTTAAGTTCTTCAACGAAGCAAAAGGCTTTGGCTTTATCACTCGTGAAGAAGGCCCGGACGTTTTTGTTCACTACAGCGCTATTCAGGGCGGCGGTTTTAAGACTCTGGCTGAAGGCCAGCAAGTTGATTTCACAGTGACTCAGGGCCAGAAAGGTCCTCAGGCTGAGAACGTTGTTGCTGTTTAATTAACAGACAACGCTAAAAAAAGGCAGCTTCGGCTGCCTTTTTTATTGCCCAAAAATCGCGTTTTTTACTGCCCTAAAATCTCTTCCTGCTCCACTCGGTTTTACCTCCCCCGTCTTGCCATAGTAAAACGCACCTAACGTCCTCTGTACGCCTGCAGTGAGTGCTAGGTTTATATTCTGCAAAGATTGGTTGACTCACCTCCTGAATACAAATAACATTCATCTATAATGAATCTTATAAATCAAGAAGCTTTCAAACGCTTCCCAGCAACAGGATCACATCTTATGACGCAATTATTTAAGGAAGTAAGCAGCCCGAAGAATGCCGATAAGGTAGAAGCTGACAAGCTAAAGAATGGCGCGACGGAAGAGCGCTCTGAGGCGCCGGTGAACGCTTATGAAAGCGCCCCCAAGAAGGCTAAACACGGTGATGACGGCGTCTGCTGCGGTGGCTGCTCTTAAAGATACACCTGTTAAGAAGATCACCAGTGACGCTTCCATCGCACACTCTGGAAACGCCACTGGTTGTTTAAACCGGAGGGAGTCAGTGATCCATCTGATGCCCAGAATGATCCATTTCCGGCTCTTTCATATCTGCATCCAATGACTGTACGCTCAGCTCAACGTCAATAGCGCCTGCGTCCTCAAACTCCAGAGTCAAGGGTATACTTTCCCCCTCCTTCAGCGGTTCCGTAAGTTTTTCCAGCATCAAATGATAGCTGTAAGGCTTAAGCTCCACAGCCTCTCCCGCCGATATTTTCAGCCCGCTCTTTAGCGGCTGCATCCGCATGACCCCATCTTTCATAAGCGTTTCATGAATTGAAACACGATCTGCCCTGGGCGTGCTTGCACTAATCAATGTGATATCTCTGTCGCCATGGTTTCTAATAACTAGATAGCCGACGCCCATGGGTGTGCCCGGCGGTGTCGGCCGACTCCATGGATGCTCAATATCGATCCCCCCTCGGGAGTACTCATGGGCCATCACAACATTGGTAAAGCCCGACATGATCAGGGCGCTACTGGCAAACAGCAGTGTCATTACTTTTTTCATGGTGTCTCGCGCCGCTACGGTTTAACTGATGATGGTAAACGCTACATTTTGGGGGCCGTAATGCCTACAGTGTTGCGTTCAGATCAGCTCAAAGCAAGTAACGAGGTGCGTCGAATAGTCGCAACAAGTCAGCTAAATTTTGGTACTTGGAATATCAGACTTTTTTAACAAACTCGGACTTAAGCTTCATGGGACCAATGCCATCAACTTTGCAGTCTATATCGTGATCGCCGTCTACTAAACGAATGCTCTTCACCTTGGTGCCGACTTTCACAACAGAGCTGGAACCTTTCACCTTCAGATCTTTGATCACAGTGACCGCATCACCATCCTGAAGCTCATTACCATTGGCATCGCGTACCACCTTGCTTGCTTCTTCCGCTGCCGCCTCTGCTTCTGTCCATTCATGAGCACACTCAGGGCAAACAAGCTGAACACCGTCTTCATAGGTGTATACAGAACCACACTGGGGGCACGGAGGAAGTTGAGACATGGGTGTTTCCTAGTAATTGAATTTACACAGGACTATACCACCAAGGTCCCGGCAAATCCGGCAGCCGCGGCTGAGGTTCACTACCAGGCTTGCAGCAACAGCAGGTACACTCCCCCACTAGTTACTAAACTGCTTAAGGAAGTTGATATGTCGATCTGGGTTGACGCCGATGCTTGCCCTGTACCTATTCGCGAAATTCTTTGCCGCGCCGCCACGCGCTGGCAAACCCAGACAACGTTCATTGCCAACCACGTCATCAAACTACCACCCAGCCCCTATATAAAAGCCAGGCAGGTTATGCAGGGTTTCGATGTGGCGGATAATGAAATTATGGATCAGCTCAGCGCTGGCGACTTGGTTATTACTCAGGACATTCCGTTGGCGGCCGAAGCCATCGAGAAAGGCGCCGATGTGTTCAATCCAAGGGGCCAAGCTTTCACTAAAGAAAATATTCGCCAGCGCCTCGCCACGAGGAATTTCATGGAAGAGATGCGTAATGCCGGACAGGTTACCGGCGGCCCGGCCCCATTTAGCCAGACCGACCGAAAAGAATTCGCTAACAAACTGGATCGATGGCTGCAGCGTAATCGGGGCTAGCCTCCGACCCCGGAGCCCACAACTAAGCCAGTAACAACAAGCGCGATGAAAAGGCCGGCCCCCGCTGCAATCTTCAGCCCTTCGATCATTTCTTGTTCTGCTGTCATGGCTGTATCTCCCTTAGCTTATGATATAAACAGATCGTATGAAGAACTTCTGTGCCGTTACTCCAAGCAAGGCACATAAAAGATATTAATGACATTGATTATCATTTGCAATGAACAAGGAGAATCGAATGCTCTCTTGCCGACATCTGATAACATTCAGTGCACTGATTTTGCTCGGCCTCCCCCTCTTTGCCTCAAGCCAAGTATTTAAGTCCCAAGAAGCAAGCTTCAAGCTGGAAACGGTTGCTGGTGGTCTTGAACATCCCTGGAGCCTGGCTTTTCTCCCAGACGGCTCCATGCTCGTTACAGAGAGAACCGGCAGACTTCGTGTTATTCGAAACGGAGAGTTGTCATCCAAACCAGTTCCGGGGGTTCCAGTCTCTGCGGCAACAGGCCAAGGCGGGCTATTCGATGTAGTGCTACACCCGGGTTTTGAGAAGAACCGAACTCTGTTCCTGAGTTACGCCCACCGTTCCAGCGAAGGAATGACCACAAGGGTCGCCCGGGCGATTTTTGACAACAACAAATTAGAAAACGTAACGGTTATCTTCGAAGCCCTGCCCCGCTCCGGCACATCACGACATTTTGGAGGGCGAATGGCCTTCGATGCATCAAGTTATCTCTATATTTCCGTTGGCGATCGCGGCGAGATGAATCGGGCGCAAGACACTGGAGACGATGCGGGCGGCGTCCACCGTATTACCGTTAGTGGCGAGCCAGTTCCGGGCAACCCGGGGATTGATGATTCAGGCATCAACAACACCCTTTTTACTTGGGGCAACCGTAATATTCAGGGCATGACCGCTCACCCCATTACTGGTGATATCTGGACTCACGAACACGGCCCACGAGGTGGTGATGAGATTAATGTTTTACGGGCGGGCACCAATTACGGATGGCCGGAAATCACATATGGCATCGGTTATTCAGGAATCCCGATCACGCTGAGCACAGCAAAAGACGGCATGGCACAGCCACTACATTATTGGGATCCGTCCATCGCGCCTTCAGGCATGGCGTTTTACACAGGGCTCGAATTTCCCGAATGGCAAGGCAATTTGTTCGTAGGCGCGCTCAAAATGCGAAAGCTGGTTCGTCTGAAAATTGAGAACAGGCAGATAGTAGAAGTGGAAGATTTACTCACCAGCCTGGCAGAACGGATCCGCGACGTTCGAACAGGGCCAGATGGCAACCTGTGGTTACTGACAGACTCGCCACAAGGCAAAGTGTACCGGGTAGTGCCAGCTCAGTGAGGGTCGCCGGTACGCTCGGTTTTTTCGTACTGAGGCAGAGCGTCAGTGATTTCAAACCAGTCCGATTTTGAACCAGTGTAGACATGCTGCGCTGGCCCCTTTTTCAGGGGCTCGTTAATGACGCCCACTCGCAGGCGAAGAATGCCGGGAATCGCATCCACGCGACTATAAAAATGGCTTCCGCAGCGGCCACAGAAGGCCCGGTATTTACCGGGGCGCGACTCATATTCGGTCAGCTGATCCTCGCCACTCAGAAACTGGAAGCGCACCTTTTGCACCGGAGAGCTTGCAGAAAATGCACTACCGTGGGCACGGCGACACTGACTGCAATGGCACAGAGAGAGCGGGCCCAAGGGGCCTTCGTATTCAAATGTAATATCGCCACACAGGCACTGGCCGGTATACATAAACTTCCTGATTATCGTGTTCTGAGCGCTCCAGAACTATCTCAACGGCCGGCTATGATACCCGCCAAGATGCCTATGAAACAGCGTGGCCACCGATTGTTTTAGCCATATTGCGTATTTAGATAACCCAGTATGCGATCAGATTCAAACAATCCTTCTCCGGTATTCGGATCCTCAAGGTACGGCACTTGAACTCGACCGTGCGCCTTGAAGAAAGCATCGCGCTTTCCGCCGGGAGCAGGCGTGTAAGGCCCAGGTTTAATACGTTGCTTTGCAGGGCCGATTTCAGTCCAGTGTTCCTTGCCCAGATTATGCAAAGTGTAAGGGATCTCCAGCTCACACAACTTCTCGCGCACTAGGCGAGAGAACGGGCTTCCTTCGAAGCTCCACAAATGCAACGGCTGCTCTGGCTGTTTGGTTGAACTCGCACGCAGCCCTCTCATGGCGCTGGCCACGGAAGCAAGTGAACCCAAAACCGGTTGCCAAATCCGCTCACGGTAGTAGCCGGGCACCGATCGCCCCGCATACTGGCGGAACAAGTACTCAATGATGGCTTCTGATTCATACATCACGGTCTCTGTGTTCCGGTCGACCAGCAGAGGGAACTGCTGTTTGCCACCGGTTGCTTCCGCCTGTTTTCGGAAAACACGACCACCTTTAGGACAGGGCCGAATCTGCACATCAAGATTGAGTGCGGTGAGCGCTTCGCGAACACGTCGGCAGTAGGGACACCCTTCCATGTCGTACAATACAAGAGACTGTTCCGGTTGCGGCACGTCACTTACCACAAGACATCCACGCCAAGCTGTCAATGATGAGGTTGCGACGGAACCCAGCACGTTCGCGTGGTGAGCGAGTCTATTAAACATAAGCAAATCCTTAATATATGAACCAACCATTATCATCAAATAAAACGACTTTCCATTGGCTTACAATCACACGAAGGGCAGGCGACCGGATATCAGTCGTTACCTTGTTGATATTTGCCTCGTCGCTTCGCGCAAGCTAACTTACACTCGGACACAAAACACCAATACAAACAAGCGCTCTACTGGCATTTTTTAACGTCATGTAGAGGTTATCTGCATAGTACAACTTGCAAAGATGGGCTATTGTTCATCTAGAGAGTTTCTCTCCACATCTAACCAAACAGCCATCATGGTGATCCCGGGTATGCCGCATTCAAACAGCGCAGGAAAAGTCAGTCTTCGACAAAGGCGCCCAGCGCTGATTTTTGCCGCTGCTCTTGCGTTGGCTCCTGTTCTGGCAAACCTGCCATCGGCACTGGCTGCTGAAGGCGACGGCTCGGGCTACAGTGGCAAGCGCCTCTGGGCCAGCGAGATGCAAGATTACGCCACTAACTCCTTAAAAAGCGAAGAAGCACTGAGCATGGCTGCGGTGCCTTTGAACGGCCCGGGGCTTGACCAGAGCATTAATGCCGACGTTCCCATGAGCCCCGGCTCCATAATGAAGGTGATCACCACCTACGCCGCGCTGGAAATTCTTGGCCCCACCCATCACTGGGATACGGATTTTTTGACCGATGGAGTAATGGTTGGCGATACGCTTAAAGGCGACCTCTACGTTCGCTTTGGTGGCGACCCGAAACTCACTTTCGAACGTCTCTGGGCGACCCTGCGGGAACTCCGCGATATGGGGATTAACCGTATCGATGGCAATCTGGTGCTCGATGGCAGCTATTTTGAAATCGACGGTGGTTTTCCTCTCTTTAAGGACAACGGCCACAACCCATACGCACCATTTCTGGTCGAGCCATCTGCCTACCTTACTAACCTCAACCTCCTGCACTTCCAGATTCGTGCCGACGAGCGTGGTACTCAGGCTTGGAGCACGCCAGATCTAAGCGAGATTGTCATCGACAACCGGGTAACCGCAGTGGACGAAGGACCCTGCCCTTCGCGCCGTAATTTTGACTGGGAGCCTGTCGTTCAAGAAGGTGGAAGAGTAACGGTGCGGGTAACCGGCGAACTGCCGCAAGGGTGTCGCACCACGACCTACCTGTCCCTGTTGCCTCAGGAGCAATACAGCGCCTCGATGATTCGCTCTTTGCTTGGTGAGATGGGCATCATCGTATCCGGTGGAAACCTGAATGGGCCAACTCCACAAAAGGCACGGCTGGTTATGAAAACCACGTCGCCAGACCTGGTTACCATGGTTCGAGACATTAATAAGTGGAGCAGTAACGTGATGGCGCGGCAGCTATTGCTGACCATCGGCGCACAAAACCGTCTGGATGATGAAAACGACGACCGGGTTGCTGGCATACGCGTTATTTATGACTGGCTGGAGAAGAAAGGAATCGATACGTCCGGGATGGTCATCGACAACGGCGCGGGCCTGACACGTCACGGCAGGATAACCGCCAGACAAGGCACAAAAATACTGCAACACGCGTGGAACAGCCCTTATTCCTCTGATTTGATGACATCTATGCCGATCATCGCCATGGATGGAACCATGGCGCGTCGCTTACGCAACACGGGTATGGATGGCGAGGGTCGCATTAAGACCGGCTACCTAGAAAACGTTCGCTCTATCGCCGGCTTTACCCGGGATGAAAACAACACCACCTGGGCGGTTGTGGGCATGGTGAATAATGATCCTGCTTGGAATGGCCAAGCAGTACTAGATCGGATTCTTTACTCCCTGCATTTCGAACCACCCACGGGAACCTCGCTTTCGCGCGCTAATGCGAGCGGCTCTGAAACGTCTTTCCAATAAAAATTTTCTAACTAAGCCCAATCGGCAGCGACATCATTCCGGACATATAGAACCCGAACACGAGATGGCGTAGGCGTGCGGGTTTGATACGGCTCATGAGTTCTCCTAGCATATCAAAATACAAAGATCGAATTATAATAAGCTTCCAATCTTTTTTCGATAGGCTTTTTTACCGAGTCAGGCGCAATATGGATCACTGTGGGGATTCATTTAAGGTAGGTGCCGGACGAGCGGTTGCTCTCGTGCTTATTATGGGCTTTCTTGTCACGGGGTGCAGCTCAACCCGGCTGGCCTACCGTTACGCTGACTGGGGCATTGTTTGGTGGGTTGAGGACTTAATTACGCTCACTCAGCCCCAAAAAAAGCAGCTGAATGCCGATATTGAAAGCCTGAAGAGTTGGCACTGTAGCACCGAGTTACCGCGTTATCGGGCGTGGCTGAGCAGCCTCCAGAGCGATCTGGCTTTAGGTAATCCGGCCCCGGCCAAAATTAACAACCTTCAAAACCAACTTATGACGTTCTTCCCACCATTGCTGCAGCAGATAACGCCCACCGCTATTAATCTGCTCTCCAGCCTCAGCGATGAGCAGGTGAGCGAATTGGCTGGCAACATGGCGAAGAAGCACCGGGAACTGGAAGAAGAATTTCTCGTTGGAGACGCTGAAGAGATTGCAGAGGCTCGAGCAGAACGAACCGCGGAGCGAGCTGAGCGTTGGCTGGGAAGCCTGAACGCTAAACAGCAGAGCCTAATCAACGGCTGGTCAGAAAGCCGCACCGGGCAAGCTAGGATCTGGCTGGAAGGCCGCCAAAACTGGCAAGAAGCCCTGTTGCTCGCCCTCGAAAATCGCAATGAGCCGGGCTTCGACGAAACAATTACCGAACTTATTAGCAACCCCGAAGCGGCGCGAGGCGATGCTTATGTTGCGATGATGAACAGCAGCATGGAGGCCATGACCTCATTGATTCAGGATCTGTTGCTCGCAAGCAAGCCCACCCACCTAGATCACCTGGCCCGCCAAGCATCAGAATTAAGCGGCGACTTCAAAGCCCTCACCTGCCAGCCGGGCTCCGAAGTCGCGGCGCGGGTTCTTACGAGTCATTAAATCGTAAGGTAACCACCGTCCACATTGATGCAGGCACCCGTGGTGTAGCTGGACGCATCTGATGCCAGATACAGCACCGTGCCGGCCATCTCACTCGGGTCGGCCACACGCTTCATCGGAATATGCGCCATAGCCTGCTTCTTGATGGCTTCGTTAGAGGTTAGGGCGCTGGCGAACTTGGTGTCTGTCAGCCCCGGCAGCAGAGCGTTCACACGAATCTTCTGCTGGCCCAGCTCCATGGCGAAGGATTTGGTCATGGATATAACGGCAGCTTTGGTTACCGAGTAGATGCCTTGGAAGTGCCCCGGGTTTACGCCGTTAACCGATGCGACGTTGACGATAGAGCCACCGCCGTTTTTCTTCATCAGCTGTGCACCGCGGGCACACATAAAGAAGTAACCACGAATATTCACGTCTACGGTTTTGTGGAAAGCACCGAGGTCTGTATCCTCAATCGGGCCGAAATACGGGTTGGCTGCAGCGTTGTTAACCAGAATATCCAGTTTGCCGTGCTCTTTTTCGATATGAGCCCAGATAGCTTCGATCTGCTCCATTTCGCCAATGTGACAGGCATAGGCTTCGGCGCTGCCGCCTGCTTCGCGGATGCTGCTGGCCACGGTTTCACAGGCTTCAATCTTGCGACTGGTTACGATCACGTGAGCGCCATAGTCCGCCAGAGTGCGGGCAATACTCTCGCCGATACCACGGCTGGCACCGGTAATCAGGGCAATCTTGCCGGTCAGATCAAACAGGTCTTTCTTGCTCATTCATTCACCTCAATTCGTTATCGGAACGTCACCAGGGCGGGGTCTTCCGCTTCTAGGTGGCTGTAATTGTTGAAAACAGACAGGCTGCGACGGCCAGCGGAATAAAGAACCCGGGTAACGCTGGTATTAGCGATGACTTCGTTCAGTGCCAGTGCCCGCTCGTCTTCAAGGCCCAGAAGGTGCTGACACATAACCGCGATGGGGCCGCCAGATGTGGACACCAAAACATCACCGCCGTCTGCGTACTCGATCATTTCATCAAATACTGCAAGAACCCTGGCTTTAAAATCCGTCCAGGTCTCATCGTATTCCGCGTCATAATTCCCAGATGCCCACCGGCGCACAGCTTCCACAAAGGCTTGCTGAAAGGCTGCCGCAGGTTTCGGAAAAGCCGCAAGATCTCTCGCCATAACCTGCCGATCGCTCCATTCGGGCCGGTAGCAGTTAACAACGGATATATGATCGAATTCGTTGAAGCCCGGCGCTACCTGCATATCGGGCAACTGCCCACCGTAACCGGTCGCGATGGCTTCAACTGTTTCACGATGACGCTGCAGATCGCCGCCAAAAATCGCAGCCGGTTTTATCTTATCGACCATCCAGCGGCCAAGAACCTTGCCCTGCTCCCAACCTTTGGGTGAAAGCTGATCATAGTTCTCTTTACCAAAACTGGCTTGGCCGTGGCGCACAAGGTACACCGTAGCCATTACAGAGAGCTCTCGGAGATCAGGCGCTGGCAGCGTTTTTCAAGATAGTTAGCTGCATGGCCAAACGCGGCAAAGCGCTTATCTTTGGTTTGGCCGTGATAGAAGCGGTAATAGATTTGCTGAACAATCACCGCCAAACGGAACAACCCGTAGATCTCATAGAAATCGAAGTTATCAGCCTGAAAGCCAGATTTCTCCATGTAGTACTCCACTACTTCCTTACGCGTAAGCATGCCGGGGCGATGTGTGGGCTGGCGCCGCAGCACCTGGAACGGGCCCTCGTCGTCCGCCTCAATCCAATAGGCCAGCGTATTGCCCAGGTCCATCAACGGATCACCGATCGTCGCCATTTCCCAATCTAGCACCCCGACCACTTCAAAGGGGTTGTCGGGGTTCAGCACCACGTTGTCAAAGCGGAAGTCGTTGTGAATCACAACCTGAGCAACGTCGTTGGGCATTTTATCGTTAAGCCAAGACATGACCGCTTCAAAATCGCCAACATCGTCGGTGCGGGCCTTGCGGAAACGGTCGCTCCAGCCACCAATCTGGCGCTGAACATAGCCTTCGCCCTTGCCCAGCTTATCAAGCCCTGCCGCCTTGGCATCAACCCGGTGCAAATCCACCATCTTGTCGATCACGCTCAGGCACAGCTTGCGAGTATCGGCCTCGTTCATGTCCAAGTCTTTGGGGAAATCCTGGCGCAGAATGACGCCTTTCATCCTTTCCATTACGTAGAAATCACACCCCAGCACGTCATGATCATCGCAGATAGCGATGATCGCTGGCACATAGGGATACACCGGCTTCAACGCCTGCATCACCTTTGCTTCGCGGAGCATGTCGTGGGCCGATTTTGCAATCTTGCCTAAAGGTGGCCGACGTAAAACATACGAGCGATCGCCGTAATCCACCTGATACGTCAGGTTGGAAGCGCCGCCAGGGTACTGATGAATAACCGGCTCGCCGGTCAGATCGGGCATGGCGCTTTTCATAAACCGGTCTACTGCCGCAAGATCCAGCTCCTCGCCTTCGCGGATACCCGCGGCTTGGTCAATCTGGGTCATCAAAGGCTCTCCTATTATTCTGGTTCTCGGTCAGGCCTTGGCCTTACCGCCCATCTTCTTCATCCAGCGCTTGCTTTCCTCATACATCAGACGATCAAACGCCCAAGGAGCAAAGCGCTTAAGCATCCATAGTCGGCGCTCTTTAACATGGGGCAGCACCCAAAAATCTTTGTTCTTGACCGAGCGCACGATATCCTCGGCAACATGATCTGCAGAAATATTGGAGCGCTTCATTAACTTGCCCACGTTCTGCGCAATACCGGGAATATCCGAACGCATGCTGCTGGCGAGGTTTGTTTGGAAAAACGCTGGGCACACGCAACTCACATGAATGCCGTCGCTGCGCAACTCCTGGCTCAACGTCTCTGACAACGCAATCACCCCGGCCTTAGACACATTGTAGCTACCCATAAGCGGCGCCAGCATAAGGCCCGCCATAGAGGCAATATTCACAAACGTACCCAAGCCCTGCTTCTTGAACTGCGGCGTAAACGCTTTACAGCCCCGCACAACGCCCAGCACGTTGATATCAATAATCCACTCCCAGTCCGCCATAGTGGTGTCTTCAATCGAACCGGCAGACGCCACACCGGCGTTATTCACCACCACATCCACACCGCCCCACTTTTGAGTGAGTTCAGCACAGATTTTTTCCAGATCTTTCAGCCTCCGAACATCGCACTCCACAAAGTAGCCTTCGCCACCGGCATTGTTGATTTCCTGCTCAACACCCGCGCCCTGCTCCGAATTGATATCGCCAATACAGACCTTGGCGCCTTCTTTGGCATAACGCAGTGCAATAGCCCGGCCAAGGCCGCTGGCGCCGCCTGTTACGAATACTTTTTGTGTCATAGTGTTTTCCATCACTTTTTGTATTTGCGCAATTCGAGGCGAGCCACTGTAGCTCTATGCACCTCATCCGGCCCATCTGCCAGCCGCAGAACGCGAGCATAGGCAAACAACTGAGTCAGCGGGAAATCATCATCACTCACACCCGCACCGCCATGAATCTGAATAGCCTGGTCCACAATGGTCTGCAGCATTACAGGAATAATTGCCTTAATCATGGCCACTTCCTGGATGGCCCCCGCAACACCCTTGGTATCCAGCGCCCATGCACATTTAAGCGTCAGCAAGCGCGCCTGCTCAATCGACATACGGGCATTGGCAATGATATCTGGATTACCGCCAAGCTTCGCCAATGGGCGGCCAAACGCCTCGCGGCTTGTGGCCCGCTTAATTAGCAGCTCCAGCGTGCGCTCCGCTGCCCCGATGGCACGCATGCAGTGGTGCACACGGCCTGGCCCTAAGCGCCCCTGTGCAATCTCAAAGCCACGGCCTGGCCCAGCAATAAAAGCACTCTTGGGCAGGCGCACATTATCGAACAGAACCTGGCCGTGTCCGTAAGGCTCATCGTATTCACCAAACACCGGAAGCATTCGTTCAATCGTTACACCCGACGCAT from Marinobacter sp. LV10R510-11A harbors:
- a CDS encoding cold-shock protein, producing the protein MSTVTGTVKFFNEAKGFGFITREEGPDVFVHYSAIQGGGFKTLAEGQQVDFTVTQGQKGPQAENVVAV
- a CDS encoding CCGSCS motif protein, with the protein product MTQLFKEVSSPKNADKVEADKLKNGATEERSEAPVNAYESAPKKAKHGDDGVCCGGCS
- a CDS encoding copper chaperone PCu(A)C; the encoded protein is MKKVMTLLFASSALIMSGFTNVVMAHEYSRGGIDIEHPWSRPTPPGTPMGVGYLVIRNHGDRDITLISASTPRADRVSIHETLMKDGVMRMQPLKSGLKISAGEAVELKPYSYHLMLEKLTEPLKEGESIPLTLEFEDAGAIDVELSVQSLDADMKEPEMDHSGHQMDH
- a CDS encoding zinc ribbon domain-containing protein YjdM, which codes for MSQLPPCPQCGSVYTYEDGVQLVCPECAHEWTEAEAAAEEASKVVRDANGNELQDGDAVTVIKDLKVKGSSSVVKVGTKVKSIRLVDGDHDIDCKVDGIGPMKLKSEFVKKV
- a CDS encoding YaiI/YqxD family protein — translated: MSIWVDADACPVPIREILCRAATRWQTQTTFIANHVIKLPPSPYIKARQVMQGFDVADNEIMDQLSAGDLVITQDIPLAAEAIEKGADVFNPRGQAFTKENIRQRLATRNFMEEMRNAGQVTGGPAPFSQTDRKEFANKLDRWLQRNRG
- a CDS encoding PQQ-dependent sugar dehydrogenase; protein product: MLSCRHLITFSALILLGLPLFASSQVFKSQEASFKLETVAGGLEHPWSLAFLPDGSMLVTERTGRLRVIRNGELSSKPVPGVPVSAATGQGGLFDVVLHPGFEKNRTLFLSYAHRSSEGMTTRVARAIFDNNKLENVTVIFEALPRSGTSRHFGGRMAFDASSYLYISVGDRGEMNRAQDTGDDAGGVHRITVSGEPVPGNPGIDDSGINNTLFTWGNRNIQGMTAHPITGDIWTHEHGPRGGDEINVLRAGTNYGWPEITYGIGYSGIPITLSTAKDGMAQPLHYWDPSIAPSGMAFYTGLEFPEWQGNLFVGALKMRKLVRLKIENRQIVEVEDLLTSLAERIRDVRTGPDGNLWLLTDSPQGKVYRVVPAQ
- a CDS encoding GFA family protein; the encoded protein is MYTGQCLCGDITFEYEGPLGPLSLCHCSQCRRAHGSAFSASSPVQKVRFQFLSGEDQLTEYESRPGKYRAFCGRCGSHFYSRVDAIPGILRLRVGVINEPLKKGPAQHVYTGSKSDWFEITDALPQYEKTERTGDPH
- a CDS encoding glutathione S-transferase N-terminal domain-containing protein, which encodes MFNRLAHHANVLGSVATSSLTAWRGCLVVSDVPQPEQSLVLYDMEGCPYCRRVREALTALNLDVQIRPCPKGGRVFRKQAEATGGKQQFPLLVDRNTETVMYESEAIIEYLFRQYAGRSVPGYYRERIWQPVLGSLASVASAMRGLRASSTKQPEQPLHLWSFEGSPFSRLVREKLCELEIPYTLHNLGKEHWTEIGPAKQRIKPGPYTPAPGGKRDAFFKAHGRVQVPYLEDPNTGEGLFESDRILGYLNTQYG
- the dacB gene encoding D-alanyl-D-alanine carboxypeptidase/D-alanyl-D-alanine-endopeptidase; amino-acid sequence: MPHSNSAGKVSLRQRRPALIFAAALALAPVLANLPSALAAEGDGSGYSGKRLWASEMQDYATNSLKSEEALSMAAVPLNGPGLDQSINADVPMSPGSIMKVITTYAALEILGPTHHWDTDFLTDGVMVGDTLKGDLYVRFGGDPKLTFERLWATLRELRDMGINRIDGNLVLDGSYFEIDGGFPLFKDNGHNPYAPFLVEPSAYLTNLNLLHFQIRADERGTQAWSTPDLSEIVIDNRVTAVDEGPCPSRRNFDWEPVVQEGGRVTVRVTGELPQGCRTTTYLSLLPQEQYSASMIRSLLGEMGIIVSGGNLNGPTPQKARLVMKTTSPDLVTMVRDINKWSSNVMARQLLLTIGAQNRLDDENDDRVAGIRVIYDWLEKKGIDTSGMVIDNGAGLTRHGRITARQGTKILQHAWNSPYSSDLMTSMPIIAMDGTMARRLRNTGMDGEGRIKTGYLENVRSIAGFTRDENNTTWAVVGMVNNDPAWNGQAVLDRILYSLHFEPPTGTSLSRANASGSETSFQ
- a CDS encoding DUF6279 family lipoprotein is translated as MDHCGDSFKVGAGRAVALVLIMGFLVTGCSSTRLAYRYADWGIVWWVEDLITLTQPQKKQLNADIESLKSWHCSTELPRYRAWLSSLQSDLALGNPAPAKINNLQNQLMTFFPPLLQQITPTAINLLSSLSDEQVSELAGNMAKKHRELEEEFLVGDAEEIAEARAERTAERAERWLGSLNAKQQSLINGWSESRTGQARIWLEGRQNWQEALLLALENRNEPGFDETITELISNPEAARGDAYVAMMNSSMEAMTSLIQDLLLASKPTHLDHLARQASELSGDFKALTCQPGSEVAARVLTSH
- a CDS encoding SDR family oxidoreductase, producing the protein MSKKDLFDLTGKIALITGASRGIGESIARTLADYGAHVIVTSRKIEACETVASSIREAGGSAEAYACHIGEMEQIEAIWAHIEKEHGKLDILVNNAAANPYFGPIEDTDLGAFHKTVDVNIRGYFFMCARGAQLMKKNGGGSIVNVASVNGVNPGHFQGIYSVTKAAVISMTKSFAMELGQQKIRVNALLPGLTDTKFASALTSNEAIKKQAMAHIPMKRVADPSEMAGTVLYLASDASSYTTGACINVDGGYLTI
- a CDS encoding histidine phosphatase family protein; its protein translation is MATVYLVRHGQASFGKENYDQLSPKGWEQGKVLGRWMVDKIKPAAIFGGDLQRHRETVEAIATGYGGQLPDMQVAPGFNEFDHISVVNCYRPEWSDRQVMARDLAAFPKPAAAFQQAFVEAVRRWASGNYDAEYDETWTDFKARVLAVFDEMIEYADGGDVLVSTSGGPIAVMCQHLLGLEDERALALNEVIANTSVTRVLYSAGRRSLSVFNNYSHLEAEDPALVTFR
- a CDS encoding phosphotransferase family protein, coding for MTQIDQAAGIREGEELDLAAVDRFMKSAMPDLTGEPVIHQYPGGASNLTYQVDYGDRSYVLRRPPLGKIAKSAHDMLREAKVMQALKPVYPYVPAIIAICDDHDVLGCDFYVMERMKGVILRQDFPKDLDMNEADTRKLCLSVIDKMVDLHRVDAKAAGLDKLGKGEGYVQRQIGGWSDRFRKARTDDVGDFEAVMSWLNDKMPNDVAQVVIHNDFRFDNVVLNPDNPFEVVGVLDWEMATIGDPLMDLGNTLAYWIEADDEGPFQVLRRQPTHRPGMLTRKEVVEYYMEKSGFQADNFDFYEIYGLFRLAVIVQQIYYRFYHGQTKDKRFAAFGHAANYLEKRCQRLISESSL